CAATTAAAGGTTTGCCTCACTTTATTTCAGCTTGccaaaatgaaatatacatctatacaaaaatatatttcatgtagaATAGTAAAATGATGCGCCTTCCCACCAGATAAGACCATGCATATGATCATTTGTATGAATAACCACAATATTCTATATCCTCATGTTATGAGTTTTCGGACATTTAAAAACTTGTTTTTTCAGTTATTGCATGAACAGTTGTAGAACATGTCACCACTATTTACTGTTACAATGTCTGTGAGTATGCACGGCAGTCTGAAAACATATGATGTCCGAAAACACATAATCCGACGATTATAGTAACATGTTCAGTCATGCGGACTGAATGTCTAGTTGAATCCCTCCTTAAGTTAACATACCAGTACTGTGTTGATTTCTCGCAGATGTTTCACCTGTATAGAAATGTCTTGCCACCCCCAAtctgtgtcttgttttgttgttgacgaatctgtacaatgtataaagttttgttattattatttgtaaatattgtattttgaaaTTGATATCCTGTGTCTTAGTGGCTCACTCCCTGAGTAGAATATAAACTTCTATTATTTATACTGTTTTTACACAGATAAGGCTATGCTCATAGCATACACTTAGCTCCCTACACCCCTTGTGCTACATCCTAACAAAAACATAGTATGgctaaaatgtttgaaatttggTTCCCAGGTAACTACTTTTCTCAGAATGTGCAGATTATTGTTGAAAAAGTTTGCAAAACATTAACTTCTTAGCAAACTACTAATGTTCTAATGTATTATATTAGGGTGAGGGGCGAGGAGAGATGTTTTTTCTTGGTCAGCCCAAATTTGTCTTTGTAAAAATCTTTCTGTATACTTTATTCTTAGAATTTAGGTTGATGCTACATTGTGGGCTGTGTTAGGTTGCTCGGAATAATGAGTTTACTTCGGCTTCTGAATATTCAGTCTTAATTTAATTCATTACTTTGTTTGGATGAGAGGGGTGTCTAGATAAGAATAAACAATATACTAATCTTGCTATTGGTCATTTGCTATTGAAAGGAACCTGGCAACTAAATTTTCTATATTTAGCTGTATGTAGTTACGCAAAATATATCTTGAAATAGGCAATATCCGGTGTTTCCTCTGTGGAGTAACTACACAACATTGATAATTTGCACATGAAATCATGAATCTGGCTAATCAAACCATCAACATACATTATGTTTGTTGATTATGTTAGAAGCATTTGTCTGgtcatatttgaaaataaaatcagaATTTTATCAGAACCCATGATGTTCTTTGTGGGTTTTTTATTGTTGTTCTTGTCATTTGTATATCTGTATTGACATCGGAAGCTGCACCTGTTTCCTACATTTGAAATTTATAATTGAATCTGTTTAAAACAGTGATGGATATGCTGATAACAATGCTTTTGTAGATCTGTAGGGATCACTCTCTACACAAGGTTTACAGAGATTGCATACCTCCCTTTGTAGAGGTCACACAAACCAATTGGTGTGCAGAGGCTGCACACACCCCTTTGTCAGTCGAGGTCACACACATCCCCTTGTCAGCAGAGGTCAAACATCATCCTATGTCTGCAGAGGTAGCTCACCCCTCTTTGTCAGTTGAGGTCACACACCCTTTGTCTGCAGAAGTTTCGCACTCCCCTTTGTCTGCAGAGGTCACACACCACCTTTTGTCTGCAGAGGTCAAAGACCACCCTTTGTCTGCATAGATTGCACACCTCCCTTTGTCTGCAGAGGTCACACACCTCCCTTTGTATGCAGAGGCTGCACACGCCCTTTTGTCTGTAGAGGTCGACATGCCCCTTTGTCTGCAGAGGTCACACGCACCTGTTTTTCAGTTGAGGTCACACACCTCCCTTTGTATGATCTCACCCACCCTATGGACAGGTTACACACCACCCTTTGCCTGCAGAGGTCGCATACCTCCCTTTGTATGCAGAGGCTGCACATGCCCCTTTGCCTGCAGAGGTCGCACACCCCTCTTTGTCAGTTGAggtcacacatcacactttgtCTGCAGAAGTTGCGCACTCCGCTTTGTCCGCAGAGGTCACACACTTCCCTTTGTCTGCAGAGGTCAAACACCACCCTTTGTCTGCATAGATTGCACACCTCCCTTTGTCTGCAGAGGTCAGAAACCTTTTGTATGCAGAGGCCGAACACATGCCCCTTTGTCTGCAGAGGTCGCACACCTCCCTTTGTATGCAGAGGCCGCACATGCCCCTTTGTCTGCAGAGGTGCACACCATTTGTCTGCAGAGGCCACACATGCCGGTTTCTCTGCAGAGGTGCGCACCACCCTTTGCCTGAAGAGGTTGCATACCTTCCTTTGTCTGCATAGATTGCATCCACCCTATGCACAGGTTACACACCACCCTTTGTCAGTTGAGGTCACACACCACCCTTTGTCTGCAGAGGTCGCACACCTCCCTTTGTATGCAGAGGCTGCACATGCCCCTTTGTCTGCAGAGGTGCACACCATTTGTCTGCAGGGGCCACACATGCCCCTTTCTCTGCAGAGGTTGCACACCACCCTTTGTCTGCAGAGGTGCACACCACCCTTTGCCTGAAGAGATCGCATACCTCCCTTTGTCTGCATAGATTGCACCAACCCTATGCACAGGTTACACACCACCCTTTGTCAGTTGAGGTCACACACCACCCATTGAGGTTGTGCACTACACTAGGTATCCAGGGAGTGTCCACTTCCCTGCGTACTGGGACAGCACAGTGTGCTTGGTGTGTAGAGATTGTATGTTTACATAGGCGTACAGTTCAACCAAAGTCAGCAAAGGGGTCACGCAAGGTAGGCAGAGAGCATCCACTACCCTGTCTACATCATGCATTACCCTAGCTCTGCAAAGACTTTGTGCTCCACTTTGCCTGCAGACAGCGTTGATGATGTAAGACAACACAAATCACACgccatgtctgcacaatgcatTAACAAGACTAGATCTACACATGTCACTGTTCGGTGGAAAGCTGAGCCTCTTCCTGTTGCTTTCTGACACCATGATGGAATATGTAAATGTATAGCTTGTCCCAGCTGCGAGGTCATCCATCTGGTATATTGAGTTGCTTAATTTCCTTGGATTTTGTTTGTCTTTGGTTTGCTTGGTGACTATTTACTttcttaaaaaagaaaaaaacaacaacaaacaaacaaaataataaataacatgatAATGAAAACGTGAGcataaaagaacaaaacataCGGGTAAAAACTTCATTCTACAAGGACGCAAAACTGGGGTTCGAACCATCCCGGACTGATAGAACGATAATGCAAACAAGGGCGGACAACTCTCGACACCGCCTTCACAAGCGGAAGTGGGATTTGTTTATAAAGAAAGGTGTTTACGAGTTGTCATGTGAACCTACTTTATACCGCTGCCTGGGCTGGGGAACATGTGCAGACGACATGCAGTGGCGATAATGGAAGCACAGACTTGGCTACAAGAGAAAGATAACCTCCATACATAACCCGCGGGGCACGTGGGACGTCTGTGCACGTAACTGACTCCTGAAGAATGCTCTTGCCGAAATCCATTTTACAGTTTCCATAGAAAGGCGCACTGACAACGGAGCCTCGTGCAATATACGCTCTCAAGGAACAAAGTTTGTTCTGCATGTGATCGGCTTCTCTGAGAATGACCTTTGCATGAGATAAAGGATCCGCGTATCGTCGATAACCAGTGGACCATCACCTATCGTTTGGAACCGGTCACTGATACTAGCTCCTCCAAGTATAGCGTGAACAGCGGTGTGTGATTCCTTCCCAGGACGCCTGCAGAAGGATTATCAACTGAACAATGACAATGGGCAGGTCAAGTTCAGACACTGTTAAAAACAGACTTTCCGCTGCGTCTTCCCATCAAAGAGATGCCTATAGTATTCTCGATATTGAGATCGACCAGGGTATGCCCCAGACTTGCAGTTCTGGCCTCTGTGATATCAGTGCTAAAGACATTCCCTTGTACAAGTACAATGAAATACCAGACTTTCTTCAAGGGAATCCGTTTGTTGTCGAAGGTTACAGAGTGTCCCTTCCATTCAGTCTTTGTCTGAAGAggtaatatatttttgtataaattttgaatttcaaattattACAATTTTGTTGGTAAATGATTTCTCCTGCTTCATGTCATACCTGTGTTTTGGGTAAATGTAGAACTGCTGGGTAGGGAAAATGATGAATTGCTTTTAATGTCTTTTGATCTGTTAAAAACATTTGGTTGACAGACGCCAGAATAGAGGTTGGATGGATCAAACAAACTCTGAATAACAAACTGGGATATTCTACATGTGAATAATGATTTACCTGTGAAGAGTTTATTTGATAAGGTTCAACTGAATATGAACTTCACTGATTCATTTACTGTTTGAAATTGAGTTTCTGCCATTTCATCCAGATTTACCTTTTTTTGTCTGGATAAATCTAGTGTTTCTATGCCAGTGACTATTACTGTGATGTCACTATTTTGTACTTATATCAGTCCAGCATCCATACTAATAACTTGGCAGTATATTGATCTCTCCCAAATCGGTATTCATATTTCTGCCTAATATGAAAACCTTTCTCTGCCATACATACAATTATGGTCAATACAGTCAAGGTCATTGCCACTGATTCTGGGTGAAAATAAGAAGGTGTCTGGGATTaatttttcatatttaattaaTGTAACTCAGGAACCATTTTAACATATGTTAATTTTAGAGACTAGATGTTAATCTATGGAAACCTGTGTTTTACTTGGTGCCTGTATCACTTAACGGCAATATAATACAATTAAGTCAACACCACATACAAGTAGGGCAAATAACAAATTGGTTGTCACAAATACAGAGATAAACCTGGTGACAACAATACAGCATATGTGAGCTACTAATTAAGATTTAATTAACTGTATTCAATGTATTACTGTATAGCAGGAGGTTATTTGCTGCGTCAGCTGTACAGAGATTGGTTTCAATGAGCATTAACGATGCCTCCATTCATTGATTCAGTGGTATGTCAGAATAGCAGTAGTGAACTTGTAATTGACTGTATTCATAAATGTGTTGCAGAAGTTGTATcagtactaaacattaacaGGAATCATGTTTTCAATCACGGTAATTAATAGTGCAGTAATTATATTGTGTGTTAGTGCTGTTCCTGGCTCATATGACTAAACCAGCTGTATTTTAATAGAAAAAAATAACCCTGTCTCAGATGTCACCGTCTGGttttaaaaaaatccaaatttgaaGGATGTCTATGCCAATAGCTACTTCTCTCTATTGGATGTAAAGCAAATATATTAGTCATTTACAGCTGTGCGAATAATGAGTAAAAATGATATTAGAATATCTGAGAGATgaattacacatacatgtatcacATATCGTTTGCATTATGCATGTGTGACAATGAGCCTGTAGCTACATAGCAGTTGGTACTTAGTCACAAGATAACGGTATTATCTTACAAATGGTAGACAATGATGCCGTGTAAGCATCAGGAAACCCGCAATAAATAATATGTACAACAATCTTTCAAATTGTAATCTTACTCTACATAAGCTGCATTACATGTGTCATTAAATGATATTTAAGCAGTGATTTATAGTCAGCTTTGATTGTAAATTTAGTTGAggttggtttattgtttaatgccacactcagcaatattccagcctatGGCAGCAGGTTAGTCCCACTTGTCCAATTTCTTTGATGTGCCGACAGATAATCCCAGATAGGGGATTACCGTCTTGTGTTTGATGTACTGACTAAAGTCTGTATTGGAAAGTTGAATACCAGGCATGTTGTAGCAATATAAAGTTATATCTTTACAAGTGTTAAAAGGTTAAGAAGATAAATTGTAACACCATTTTAATACTGCAATTTAATTAACAGTGCTCcataaaatgacattttgagatTCATAGCAATATATATGCACAAGTGTCtaaattatcattattttacaCAATGGTAGACCATACGGTTCCTGACCATCTTTGTGATCTTGCTCCAGTGCATGTTTCTAATAACACGTCAAAGTCGTAGCAACGGAGGTCTTGTCTTGGCCCTCGCTTTGTACAGAGAAGATTTGTTTCTGTGGACTCTTGTCACATTCCTGGACTTAATACAAATTACAATTACACTAAACGATGCTCAtgagtgttgatcactggattatctggtccagacttgattatttcagACCGCCACATATAGCAGGAATAGTgcctagactaatgcttagtctctgaatatatataattttgattgtaacaaacaaacctatttcaaatgaaaaggagcccaaggcaGACCAGGGGAAATCTTGGCTTGATTCATTTAGGGCTAGAGCACTGCAGGAGGGGCTGGACTGAATGTACAGAAATCCACGCCTACCTTGTCCCCTGAAAAATTAAAACTATTTGCTAAGCGATATGGACACACCCGACTGGTACGAAAGGTTGTATCTGACCAACTGCTTGATCGAACAAAGAGTATCTGGAGGCAAGTGGACTAACATAATACGAAGATGTATAAGGGCAAACAGGCAGTGCTTTGTATTAAATTGAAAGTGGCAATTGTAAAGTTAGTAGTTATAAGTGCCGTGGTAACCTATCTTTACTTTCTGTATAGTGTTCGAGTAGTATAGCTTGAAACAGGCACTTGCTGAAACTAGACACATAAAATATGTTgctaaaaatatgtacaaaccaCTTATATTATAAAACTGTTTCTGAATATCGATATGCATGTTGAGAATCATAACATGTATTTAAGCAAGGGTTAaatgtattatatatttaccTCTAACTGTGCTTGTCTGTGTATGTCTGGTTCCATAACACAGACATTGTCACAAGATATTGTGGTAATTGTCAAAGTCAGTTGCCTCGTATGTGCTTTGAAATTGTTGTCCTTTTCTTCCCCAGCTTGTTCCTTTGGAGCAATGAGACAATCAACATCTGGTCACATCTACTTGGGTTCTTCATCTTCCTGCTGCTGATGCTGTACGACAACATCATTGTCATTCCGTCGTACAGAGGCACCCTCTCAGACCACGTTGTTGTCACTGTTGGCCTTCTCTGCTATCAGGTGCGCTAACATCATCTTGTTGGCAAATACCAACTAGATATCAATCCATTTTAAAGACTGACCTCAAGTCTTTTAGAAAACTATCCATCTACTGACTGTTATCAGTTTTCAGTTTGTCCCTATACTCTGTTTCTTTGAATACACTgtgttgacacatctcattgtatcccagttgcatagatcgatgttcatgattttgatccctggattgtcttgtccagattcgattttccactgaccaccgccataaagcgggaatattgctgagtgcagcataaaactgaactcactcaatcTGTGAATACAGGAGTGAGACCTGTTCTTTGTGATGCAGTAGATATGATGTCACAGCTATTTAAGAAGTGTGTCTGATTTCAAGCCTTCTAAATTAGTAGTTGTAGCAATCGGAATGACCTGTAAAGATATGGGTGAAAATTGGACTTCCGCAActcatgcttatcgtaagaggtgactaaaaggatcaggtagtcaggtttgctgacttggttgacacatgtcattgtatcccaagtgCATTTGTCGATGGCcatgccattgatcactggattgtcaggtccaggctCGTTTATTCACAGATGACCACcaagtaactggaatattgctgaatgcagcattaaacaacaaaccaaaccaaatcaaTTGTTTTTGTAGCCTAAGCTAACCATATGACTTGTCTGTTGTAGTTCTGTATGCTGTGTTCTACGGGCTTCCATGTGTTCTACTGCCACTCGGCCCGTGCTAGCAAGAGGTGGTTGGCGGTCGACCTGACCGGGATATCTGTGGGCATTATCGGCTGTTATCTCCCAGCTGTACATTATGCGTTCTATTGTTTGTCTGTAAGTAGTCCCTACTATATGGTGCAGAGTTATCAGACTGTGTCTACCTAGTTAGTTGAGATTACAGATCATAAGTGATCAGTTGGTCATGTGAGGTCAGTGCTTGTGGAATGTCGATGAACTCGTGTACAGTACAGTTGAACTCACAGACATGAATGGAAGGGTTTTAAACCAGGATCCATGCCATAGACAGAATGGATGCCTGTAGAGAGGTGAAGAATGCATTTAGATAGTCCCTAAGGATTGTAGATTAGGAATTAATGTGTATAAAAAGGTGAATGATAACAGAGAAGTGA
The nucleotide sequence above comes from Haliotis asinina isolate JCU_RB_2024 chromosome 5, JCU_Hal_asi_v2, whole genome shotgun sequence. Encoded proteins:
- the LOC137283555 gene encoding progestin and adipoQ receptor family member 3-like isoform X2, coding for MTMGRSSSDTVKNRLSAASSHQRDAYSILDIEIDQGMPQTCSSGLCDISAKDIPLYKYNEIPDFLQGNPFVVEGYRVSLPFSLCLKSLFLWSNETINIWSHLLGFFIFLLLMLYDNIIVIPSYRGTLSDHVVVTVGLLCYQFCMLCSTGFHVFYCHSARASKRWLAVDLTGISVGIIGCYLPAVHYAFYCLSIWRDIYLIIITLLAVGTICVQLHPRYFSHAWFYPRMAIYFFLAAYGVIPTIHWVYLSGGLGAKVVQLFVPKVITMYILGATAFFFFLSKFPERMFPGHLDYVGSSHQCWHTLILAAFVYWRCAANAFLVIRLQDQCF
- the LOC137283555 gene encoding progestin and adipoQ receptor family member 3-like isoform X1; translated protein: MTMGRSSSDTVKNRLSAASSHQRDAYSILDIEIDQGMPQTCSSGLCDISAKDIPLYKYNEIPDFLQGNPFVVEGYRVSLPFSLCLKSLFLWSNETINIWSHLLGFFIFLLLMLYDNIIVIPSYRGTLSDHVVVTVGLLCYQFCMLCSTGFHVFYCHSARASKRWLAVDLTGISVGIIGCYLPAVHYAFYCLSIWRDIYLIIITLLAVGTICVQLHPRYFSHAWFYPRMAIYFFLAAYGVIPTIHWVYLSGGLGAKVVQLFVPKVITMYILGATAFFFFLSKFPERMFPGIFDFLGSSHQWWHCIVVCAYLWWHHSGQDILLYRTTHECSV